The genomic region ATCGGTGCTGCTTTGCTTGGAAGGCAGCACAAGCAGTCACTGTCGCATCCTTGCTCTTCCAGATCTCACAGCTATCCtcgctatttttttttttcttccaatagcttaaagcagaaaaaggggATTTGTATACAGGGAGGCAAAGTGGAATCACTGTCTCGGTCCACAAAGCATTCCCTTTGTAGGCCTGCCATCTGactcagaaacaaaaccaaaccaagctcttcctgcagctaCTGATGTTAAAATCCAACCGCAACTAACTCATAAATGTGAAAATgtacagcacagtgctggcagtaAACAAATGCTATCTGGAAGCAACCAGAATCAACAGAGCACATATTACAATGTAGTTATACAGCCATGTTTTTCTAGCTACACAACAGAAACTTCCCTTGTTAATATCAGCGCTTCACCTAATATCAGAGAGCTATTGAGGAACAGCATCCTCTACCCTGCAGCAATCcctctaccaaaaaaaaaaaaaaaaaaaaaaaaaggtcatttgCAGAGGGATTTCTGCTTCAGGTAATCTTTGAGTTGTCTTCTAACCAAACGAAGGAGCAGTACTGTGCTTAATGCTGGTGACTGAGTAAGCGTCAAATGGGTGCTTGGCATTCTGTCCTCGGTGCGGGCAGGGGAAGCCATACATCAGTGCACGGCTGCTGAGCGGTGCTTCACTGTGAGGCATGAAGATGTAGTGCTCAGATTCAAGTTTGTCAACATGCTTAATTCTCACCTTGACACCTCGCCTAATTGTATGTCCACAAAGGACAGCCGCCCACGCTCTTGTATTAccatgagagcagagctgcaaacaAATTCCAGGTATAACAGTGCTGATTCCGGATCACAAAGGGTAGGTGATGGAGCACGATGCACaaatttcagcagtgtttaCCTATCTGATATCTGATGTTTGAGGAGACAGTAACATCCTGGTTTGTTACAGACATGAGTGTAAGGAGTCTCCTACAGCTATAGCTAAGCACTGGAATATAGGGATTGCACAGCATCTCCGTTGGTACAGCAGCAACCTAACCCATGTGACACTCCAGCCACACCAGTGCTAGCCTCCTTATTTGCTGTGCTGCCTTATTTGCACAGCAAGAAggcaaaaaagcagcagctgataCTCCCATGACTCCCAGCATGCTGAAGTTCAGGAACAACCACCATGCTCATCTCCACACAGACAGGAGCTGTGTGCACAGTTGCAAATCCCAAGTGCCTACAGCACTCACGCTTCCGTTCTCTGCACCAGAAACACAAAGAGGTTGCCCAGCCAAAGTCAGCATCAAGTGCCATTAGCCTGTCTGTGGGACTTAATGCACCAAGAAGGCTTCCACCAGATGTCAGCCTAACTAAATGACAATGCTGGCCTCggggtgcagctctgcttcaAGTGCATGTGTTTAGCAGGAAGACCAGTCGTGCTGCTGCACAACAAGCCAGGTAAGGGAGAGGGTTCTTTGGTCCTAGAGCACTTATTCTCAAGAAAACCACATTTCCTCTGTTCCCTCAAGTGTTATAGGTGTGGATGCCACCTCAAAGCACCTGTTCTGGCAGGAGGCTCCAGATGGCACTAGTCCGTGGCTTCTCTTGGCATGCAAGCAAGTTTGCAGTCTCAGAAGAAATGCAATGGTGAGAATTAGGCGGGCAGCTGGAGTCTATTCTCAAGCTATTGCACCTCGGCACCCCGGACAGTTCCCAAAGCACAAGGAGAATATTAGCACAGTATCAGGTTTAAAAGGAATCGGAGGTATGCCATCAGTAATAGCTGCTGCTTCACGACAAGCATGCACAAAAACAGGTTTTGCTGAGAAAAGCGCCTGTCAAGCTTGCATTAACTCTGTTTCCCGAACAGAAAACTCACTGGCAAGGTGCTAAATAGCCCTTGTTTGGTTACAGGCCAGAGAACCGAGAGATCCAGCGAGGCAGCAGCTTACCTTGTGCAAGCAGCAACTCCCAACTCCGTGCCAGATTACGCAACCTTCACGTGGGAGGAACCTACCAACAGGCATGGATGCAAAAAAGAAGAACCCTTCCAAAAGGTACCCAAATTTGGCCATTCAGTAATAATGGAACGAGTGGCACAGCAGGGTAGTAATTTTTCATCTCGGAgctttttcaattttcttaaaTGACACCTTAGGAACATTCCTTTAAAGACTGTGTTATCATATTTATATGCTATTAACATTCAGATCAGCACTGGGGTCAGGACAGTGCACCAGATGAGTGCTGAGAAGCACAGCTACAGGCACGTTGCTGCTGTACTCCCCCAAGGCAACGGGCGGCTCAGGCTGGATTTTGGCTGCGTACTTCTTGCACAGTGAATATTAACTACGGAGAAACTCTTGGAATAGGTCCGTGTCATTTCTTTACATGTGTTCCTTTCAGTCTGGAGCAAATGCTGGAATATTTACTGTGACACAGAACAATTTAAACACATTCACCTAGCATGGCCCGGTTTATCATTAAAAACAGTTACgttccttatttttctgttctgtgggcttttgcttttctttgcgCTTTGTGTTCTCCATCCCTCCATTTCACTTAACACCTTCCCTGCGGGGACAGCCACAGgtggagcactgcagccagggGCACAACCGCACTGCAggacaaagaaaggaaagcaggcaGAAACCAGCAAGGCTGAGCTTAAACAAGGAACCGAAGTTTAATAATGAAGCTAAATGACCACTGTCTTCTCAgacctcctctggcacaattCATCTCCCTCCCTGTTAGCATGGGGAATTTGCTATTCTCAGCTCAGCCCTGTCCCGAGGCCATCACTGACACCTCACTGTCAAAGGGCAAGCATCGCCAAGCAACTcgtgctgcactgctgcagcatgtGTCTCAAGGTGACAACAAAGTCCCACAGGACAGTTTGCTCTGGACGGCGGGAGCCGCGAtgtcccagcctgcagccctggaTCAGGCTGTGGCCCTGTATGGCTGCTGGCACCACGGCCCAGCTCAGGACCGTGCATGCTGGATGCAGGTCCTGCCATCACCGCAGGTCCTGGTCCCTGTTCaagggctgtgagctgcagggaACCCCAGCTGTAAACGCAACTTGCTCTCCTACACTTTGGTATGCAGCAATAAGTGACACAAAAAGACAGggtttgcaaggaaaaaagctAAGATGGATTTCCTCGTTTCATAACTGCACGCTGTCAAGCAAATtccaattaattttcttttcctgtgctttaacataagctttgcttttttccagAAATTTCCCAGCTCTCCAAACACACTCCTCACCGCAGGGACTCCGCCGCACGCCCCGACAGCAGTCCCGTCCCAAAAAGCACTCCCCTCCATCCCACGCTCCTGCAGGGACCTCGAGCTGCCCCACCTCCCTGCAAAGTGCTGCTAATCAGCGCCCTCAGTCCAAGTCGGGCACACTTCACGTCCCCGAGCATCCCTAGCGCAGCGGGGTTGGACAGGCAGCCGGCAGCAGTGAGGCTCTGCACTGCCCTCAGTGTCAGGCAAACGCAGCCAGCAGGAATGCagggggggagcggggcggtGCGCGGCTCTCCTGCTCCTCGCATCGCCGGGACGAAGGGCTCCgacagttgatttttttcccctcctcgATCAGTGGTCCCGAACACGATCACAGTATGCAGCACAATGCTTTAAAACAGCAAAGCTTCTggaaaacccaaacaaaaggAACGTCACCAGGTGACGTCAGCCTATATACAGCCCTGCGTGGTCGCAGCGCATAAGCAAACCCATTCTTGTGCCGCTTCCCTGAAAAGCTTTTCAGTAAATGCACTCATGCTACTCCAGGAGCTTCTCTCAGCAATAAGCCACCCATCTGCCATCAACAAGTTAGGACTAAAGGAACCCACAGCTGCGGAGAAAGAAAACGTGAGCTTCAATTAAACAGCCGAGCAGCCGCCGAGGAAGAAAACTTCTATTAAGCATCGACTTACAAACTGCAGACCTGTCGGAGGAGATCGCGCCGGCGCTTTCAAAAGGAATATTCTAAGAGAGCACGGTGGATTCAATTTTGCACTAATATCAAAGGACCCCAAACCAGTAAATTATTCACAGGCTGTCTCGCATTAGAGCCTTTCACAGACTCACCGTGTTGAGTCTCAAACTACGACTGAATGCAACCTCCAATGTACTCAAAAGAATGGGTAAGTGTGtgcctttctctctcccttgtGTAATGAATGATGGCTGTGTGTTAAGGCAGCGGCGAGGTGCTACGGCACGCTTTGCTGGGGTGAACCTTGCGAGAGAAATGTGTTCTGATTGTGACGCTGTAACCCTCCGTAATGCCATAAAGACTCGTCCTAAGTGTAATTCCGGTATTCTGTGTGTAGTACTAAGTTGTTTCTTGCATTTAGAATAAGCTTTTCGGAAATGCATGGAAATGTTATCTGCAGTGAAATCTTCCACCGTGATGTTCAAAGTATACTGATAAGGATATCCTATCTTGTTGTTTTCCTAAATTATATTCTGCAGGCTTACATTTCAAGTGGCCATTAGGGGCTCGTATGCTGGCAGCACTATATGCAATGAGCAtggttttaaaaatgctgcCTGCCTTGGGCATGGCTTGTCCACCAAAATGTCGCTGTGAGAAGCTACTCTTTTACTGTGACTCTCAGGGGTTTCACTCAGTGccaaacaccactgaaaaggGCTCTCTAGGTTTGTCACTGAGGCACAATTTTATTACTGAACTTGAAAGGGATCAATTTGCGAGCTTCAGTCAACTTACTTGGCTTCACTTAGATCATAATCAAATTGCAACAGTCAGAGAAGATTCTTTTCAAGGACTGTATAAACTTAAGGAATTAGTCTTAAGTTCCAACAAAATCTTTCATTTGCCAAACACCACTTTTAGCCAGCTGCTTAACCTGCAGAATTTGGACCTCTCTTTTAATCAGTTGTCCTCTCTGCACCCCGAGCTGCTCTACGGCCTCCGCAAGCTGCAGACCTTGCATCTGCGCTCCAACTCCCTGCGGACGATCCCCGTCCGCCTGTTCTGGGACTGCCGTAGCCTGGAGTTCCTGGATCTGAGCACAAACCGCTTGCGAAGTTTGGCTCGCAACGGCTTTGCGGGATTAAtcaagctgagggagctgcacCTAGAGCACAACCAGCTGACAAAGATTAATTTTGCTCATTTCCTCCGGCTGAGCAGCCTGCACACTCTCTTCTTGCAGTGGAACAAAATTAGCAACTTGACGTGTGGGATGGAGTGGACCTGGGGCACCTTAGAAAAGCTCGATTTGACTGGAAACGACATCAAAGCCATCGACCTAACAGTTTTTGAAACTATGCCTAACCTTAAAACCCTCCTCCTGGATAACAACAAGCTCAGCACGCTGGACTCCAAGATCCTGCGCTCGCTGCCGTCGCTCAGCACCGTGGGGCTCTCGGGCAATCTGTGGGAATGCAGCGCCCGGATCTGCGCGCTGGCCGCCTGGCTGGGCGCCTTCCGGGGCCGCTGGGAGCACCCCATCCTCTGCCACGGCCCCGACCACGCCCAGGGAGAGGACATCCTGGACGCCGTGCACggcttccagctctgctggaacGCATCGACCGCCGCCCCGTCCGCGGCGCCGACGGACGCTCCCACCACCGAGTACACGAAAGGAATCAGCTCCTCTCATTTCCATATGGGAGACAAAGAAATCCCCACCACGGCAGGCATGGTCGTCACCACCGAGGAACCCTTCCCCGAGCCAAACAATGCCATCTTCACTCAAAGGGTAATTACAGGGACAATGgctttattgttttctttcttttttatcatttttatagTGTTCATCTCCAGGAAATGCTGCCCTCCCACATTAAGAAGAATTAGGCAGT from Gallus gallus isolate bGalGal1 chromosome 13, bGalGal1.mat.broiler.GRCg7b, whole genome shotgun sequence harbors:
- the LRRTM2 gene encoding leucine-rich repeat transmembrane neuronal protein 2 isoform X2 — translated: MQPPMYSKEWLSSLHPELLYGLRKLQTLHLRSNSLRTIPVRLFWDCRSLEFLDLSTNRLRSLARNGFAGLIKLRELHLEHNQLTKINFAHFLRLSSLHTLFLQWNKISNLTCGMEWTWGTLEKLDLTGNDIKAIDLTVFETMPNLKTLLLDNNKLSTLDSKILRSLPSLSTVGLSGNLWECSARICALAAWLGAFRGRWEHPILCHGPDHAQGEDILDAVHGFQLCWNASTAAPSAAPTDAPTTEYTKGISSSHFHMGDKEIPTTAGMVVTTEEPFPEPNNAIFTQRVITGTMALLFSFFFIIFIVFISRKCCPPTLRRIRQCSMIQNHRQLRSQTRLHMANMSDQGPYNEYEPTHEGPFIIINGYGQCKCQQLPYKECEV
- the LRRTM2 gene encoding leucine-rich repeat transmembrane neuronal protein 2 isoform X1, encoding MGLHFKWPLGARMLAALYAMSMVLKMLPALGMACPPKCRCEKLLFYCDSQGFHSVPNTTEKGSLGLSLRHNFITELERDQFASFSQLTWLHLDHNQIATVREDSFQGLYKLKELVLSSNKIFHLPNTTFSQLLNLQNLDLSFNQLSSLHPELLYGLRKLQTLHLRSNSLRTIPVRLFWDCRSLEFLDLSTNRLRSLARNGFAGLIKLRELHLEHNQLTKINFAHFLRLSSLHTLFLQWNKISNLTCGMEWTWGTLEKLDLTGNDIKAIDLTVFETMPNLKTLLLDNNKLSTLDSKILRSLPSLSTVGLSGNLWECSARICALAAWLGAFRGRWEHPILCHGPDHAQGEDILDAVHGFQLCWNASTAAPSAAPTDAPTTEYTKGISSSHFHMGDKEIPTTAGMVVTTEEPFPEPNNAIFTQRVITGTMALLFSFFFIIFIVFISRKCCPPTLRRIRQCSMIQNHRQLRSQTRLHMANMSDQGPYNEYEPTHEGPFIIINGYGQCKCQQLPYKECEV